In Corvus cornix cornix isolate S_Up_H32 chromosome 9, ASM73873v5, whole genome shotgun sequence, the genomic stretch CTGGGGCGCCAGGGGTACAAGTGCATCAACTGCAAGCTCCTCGTTCACAAGAAGTGTCACAAACTTGTCAATATTGAATGTGGCCGACATACACTACAGCCAGTAAGTAAAATTGTTCTGAAAAGTtacctgggaaaagcagcaaccAACCAATCAAACAAATAACCCTCCCTATTTTATACTATTGGTTTTCAGGCTGCAGCCTGCAAATAATTGCAGTAGTTGAAACATCATTTTTATGGTTACCATGACTTTTGTGAGAAAGTTTGGGATTCAAGGAGCAGAGTTGCAACTTAGTAGCAAGACAGGAGTCTAATGTGCACATCTGATGTTTTTCCCTTGTCACATATGAGGGACATTTATCCCACTGTTCACAGGGATGTTACATAGTGTGTACATATGCACGCACACACTATTTTACATCTTCAGAATGGACTACAGGTCGAGTAAATTCTCTAAATATCTGATACATTATTGGATTATTTCCCATTTACAGCAAAGGAATCTGAAGTGCAGAAATTTTGACTTTTCTCCCAAGAAATTCAATCATCTTCAGTTCTTAAGTCCTGAGAAAAATTGAGATTGTTACTGCTCCTGGTTTAATAAAATGGACAGCTACAAGTCCATATTTTGGGAATTCTTTTGACTAGTATGTATACTGCTGAAGGACTTCAATTTTTCTATCTCACTTCTCATctcctgtatttctttctctattgTACCAAGTTGTCacttctgcagcttttggaaACATGTCATAACTTCcagaaaatagggaaaataaAGAATGCAGTGGTTTATTTCATTGTGTATGTTTTAGTAACTATGTTGACTAATCAAGTTAAAAAGTAGCTAGATTATATTCCTCAAGGGTCGTTAATTTAGTTTATTGTCCAAGTGTCTGACACTTGGACAGTCTATTACAAAAATCCTATCTATGTTTGCAGGAACCAATAATGCCTATGGATCCATCATCAGTGCATTCAGATAATGTAGAAACAGGTAAgatcaataatttttttctctaaattacTGTAAGTTGCTGAAAAGTGAACTTtgaagtaaaattattttaaaaacccctctTTACTTTTTCATAGAATACAAAAAGACAGCTTCTTCATGCTAAGGAGcatataaatgtaaaaattccAGTATTGTATATCTTATCAGTTTCAGaaacttgattaaaaaaagaagaatttaggCTATCAGTTACATTTAGTAAGCTGAGTACTTCAAATGCCCTGatcaggcaaaaaaacccaaacccttaACAGCAGTAGCAGAGCTTCTGCTGGAGTGGAGGCCAAACATGTTTATTCTTGTGGCAGTCAGAGTGATGATCCTAATGCAAACCTATCGGTTTTGAATTCTTGCAATAGAAACATTTAAACTGTGTTTCTCTGAATGTGGAAATTTTAAGGCAGAAGAAAATCCTGTTGTGTTTCATTGGTCTAATAAATTTTTCTTGCACTTCCAGTGATTCCATACAATCCCTCGAGTCATGAGAGCTTGGACCACGTTGGTGAagaaaaagaggtaaaatatCTTAACCAGGCTAACTCTCTACATAGGATCACAGAGTATCTGAAGTTGGAGGGAACCCATGAGGTTCACTGAAGATCTTAAAGCCTGTGTGTTTCAATTTCAAGATTTTAGTAATTTAATTTGTCACAAACTGAAAATTAGCACAAAGGGTGCATTTGGGTTGCTCCTGAGACATGTGCATGTATGGCTGGCACGCTGCTTTATTTTGAACCTTGAGATGTGCTTTGATTTAGAAAGTGTTCCAAATTCTTccagtttggtttgtttcttaTCTTCCAAGtctcttttgcttcctttgttTCCCAGCACATTCCTTTCCAGGACAGTACAGTCTTAAGATAACAAGTGTTAATTGAATTACTTGTTTatattcattttgaaatgtttgacATGCTGACTTTTGCAGTTGCTGACAGTGGCAAGGCTGCTTCCTCATTTCAGTGCAACTTTATCCACAGGCGATGAGCATTAGGGAAAGTGGCAAAGCTTCCTCCAGTCTGGGCCTGCAGGACTTCGATTTGCTCCGAGTCATTGGAAGGGGCAGCTATGCCAAAGTGCTGCTGGTTCGGCTGAAGAAAACCGAGCGCATTTATGCCATGAAAGTGGTGAAGAAGGAGCTCGTCAACGATGATGAGGTGGGCAAGGTGTTCTCAGTGAATTGGGCAGCTCTTCCAGACAGCTCCAATGTCCCCCACGAGGTGGGAGCCAGGTCTGGGCTGCAGCACTCAATGAGAATTCAACACGTGGTTTTTTGGTACTGTTCTATAGGAGGTTCACAAGGCAGGTAACCAGGTGGAGTCTGATTTTCATATGTTCAAGTCTGGGTTTTTGTCACAAAGAAATCTCAccatattattttaattgcttgttAAATCAGACTCCTATCTTAATTTTTGCACAGTGATTAGTAAAAACATGTCAGAAATTGCACTATTAAACTGCTGAAAACCTCTTGTTACTAAGGATTTCCCCTGGGTTTCTTTAGGCTACTCTGAAATGATTGAAGTGACTGTGGCTTGCTGTCCAAGagatttgcatttatttctcagtCTACCATTGattccttctgcatttcttgGTGCTATTTTACATTTCCCTGCATCAGTTTATCTTTTATAGATCAGTGTGTTTTCATTCCCAAGGTGGTTACACGGTGAGGCTAAGAGTAAGGGacattgaggaaaaaaatgtatgctGTCAGCTGTTGCTTCACATTTCAGAACTatagaatatttaatttcttgcaaGTAAAACAAGGACAGCAAAGCCCTTTTGTGTCTTCCTGCTAATTGTCATTAATACGTGACCTAAGAAGTGCAACAGTCCTTTTCTGAATGtcacttttcttcaaaaaatagGATATTGATTGGGTTCAGACGGAGAAACACGTCTTTGAACAGGCCTCAAATCATCCCTTTCTGGTCGGACTGCACTCTTGCTTCCAGACAGAAAGCAGGTAAAGGTCATAAATTAATAATAAGATAGTCTTATTAAAAACACCTCATCCTATCAGGCACCTCAAAGGCCTATTTAAAGCATAAAGCATTAGGTAGCAAAGTCAGTGTTTTGTAAACCGTGTAGTATTTTATGATCCAAATGCCATGTGCATCTAAGGTTTTCAGATGGGGAAGATGCAGAAGAATGTAGAGTACTGGTAGATGTGGTGGGGAGGAttctggaaaggaagagaagtgcagctagtaggaaaaaaaaaggattgagAATATGTGGTAGAAGAGaacatagaaggaaaaaaggcatgAAGAGGTGAAAATCAGAAGTACAAAAACTGAGGAATAATTGTCTCAAACTTGCCTGGATTCTCTGAAGATGAATCTCAATAAATAGAATCTGagttttcaaaaggaaaactgagtaatagagatgaaaatgattatttttctattcTATACAGTAATAACTTTAAGTACATATAAAATACAGCTATTGTATATTTGAACAGTATCCTTGCTGTTTCAAAAAGGTGACAAGCTAGTGGAGGGAAGTGAGAAGAAAGAGTATTTGTAATACACTTACTGTATTAACCACAAACAAAGGAGACTAAAGGGATCAGGAaggaaaattagattttaattttttttttttggtttgtgcaTAGAAACTGATGTGGCTCTATACAGTCACGTGTAGTAATGACAAGCAGTACCTGTAATGGATGAGGAGTATGGGAAGGATTACTTACATTCCTTTAACAATGAAGGAATTACCTAGAGAGACTTTGTATACTTGATTTTTAACTTTGGAAATTTAGTCAAAGAGTGGTGGGGGCGGGGATGGGAATGGTGAAACCAGCCTGGTGCCAGAGAGATGGGTAGAGTGGAATGGGCATTGTTCTACAATAGACCTCTAACATCTCACACCTCTTTCAGCCGTGCACACAATCACTTGTAACAATCCTGTGTGTTCCAGGTTATTCTTTGTTATAGAGTATGTCAATGGAGGAGATCTGATGTTCCATATGcagaggcagaggaagctgCCAGAGGAACATGCCAGGTGTGTCTCGTTCCAGATTTCTTGCATCAAAACAGTGGTTTTCTGACacagtgcagcagtgcagagattATGAGGGATGAGCCAGCAAAGCCTTTCCAGATGTTAAGGATTTAAGAAATGTGAAACTGCAtcctccttttgctgctgcaagCCACTGTGTTTGTGTTTCGAGAAGGAACTGTAATAGCATTCAGATGCTGTTCGCATTGGCATTACTCTGTATGACTTCAgtctgctatttttttctagaaaaacagttttacagggttttttttaatgtctaatGATATCAATGTGTTTCTTGTACAACAGCCACTACCAGCTGTCCAGGCAAATGCTGAGTTCTTGGTGCATATGCTTAATCTCAGATGGTGAGATAAAAGGGATGATTGCAGTAGACATTACTATTAActaaaaacaatttttgaagTGCATAGAAACATTTGCGTGATTATAAACAATTTGCCActtctctgtggaaaaagaaTAGAATACTTGGGATTATGTATAGAAAATATCATACTACCAAGACTGTGTTATTGAGCTTTGAGTTTTGATTACTGAAGTaatcaatatttctttttacactAGGTTTTATTCTGCTGAAATCAGTCTAGCATTGAACTATTTACATGAGCGAGGGATAATCTACAGGGATTTAAAACTGGATAATGTGCTCCTAGATTCTGAAGGTCATATTAAACTCACAGATTATGGCATGTGCAAGGTAAGATCTAGTTTTTTGCTAACCAGGAAAATCAACAATTAAGAAATGTTATAAATTAAAAGATGCAGagactttaaaaagtgaagtttCAAGTTATCTCTTTGTACACAGTGCACACAGGCTGTATATTCATTTCATTTCCACACGTGGAGAAAAGGCAAATGCCAGAGTGCACAGACCACACTTGCATGTACTGTTTATGTTTTTATAAAGCTTCTGGATCAACTTGTCTGGGAGGGGTTGGCTGAAATAGTCAGGATAAGGTGATTTCAAAAGAGGTTGAAATTACCAGTCACTTGCTCCTGTTTGGATTCTGTGGCACTGCCCATT encodes the following:
- the PRKCI gene encoding protein kinase C iota type isoform X3, with translation MYFLVSQSGLACLVQEKIRAHCAICTDRIWGLGRQGYKCINCKLLVHKKCHKLVNIECGRHTLQPEPIMPMDPSSVHSDNVETVIPYNPSSHESLDHVGEEKEAMSIRESGKASSSLGLQDFDLLRVIGRGSYAKVLLVRLKKTERIYAMKVVKKELVNDDEDIDWVQTEKHVFEQASNHPFLVGLHSCFQTESRLFFVIEYVNGGDLMFHMQRQRKLPEEHARFYSAEISLALNYLHERGIIYRDLKLDNVLLDSEGHIKLTDYGMCKEGLRPGDTTSTFCGTPNYIAPEILRGEDYGFSVDWWALGVLMFEMMAGRSPFDIVGSSDNPDQNTEDYLFQVILEKQIRIPRSLSVKAAGVLKSFLNKDPKERLGCHPQTGFADIQGHPFFRNVDWDLMEQKQVVPPFKPNISGEFGLDNFDSQFTNEPVQLTPDDDDIVKKIDQSEFEGFEYINPLLMSAEECV